One stretch of Chryseobacterium indologenes DNA includes these proteins:
- a CDS encoding lanthionine synthetase LanC family protein: MQKPKIQNIINNIIIQIDQNISIFSDASMEYGKMGAALLYYYCYKHFDHKEFLDKGELMIEESIHLISKISENNEYIPKYKGDSVAQTLASFGKGLMFIQNNFDLEYDFSEYYEYLNDTLHETVKQELERRDYDYFSGSLASAYYFLNRYIHDKDPYAQQVLNEITISIIDNAVILNQEEVYWPSPSYNNQVYLGLSHGSAMIINFLTKIYEHGILETENERFKDILYKAVNFLMKQKRNQINGFFPYRYPNSEILSETQLSMCYGDLGILYALYNAAKKFQLEEFEDDIVNMLYESSQRKLKHSHTQDSSILYGCSGLYYMFADLYHRTSEKVYAETAQYWYGQITSYWNADKKTLAGFQFDYEGDQQIHPSAKYSFFWGIAGIGITLMQGSNKQLPSPNELLLTGI, encoded by the coding sequence ATGCAGAAGCCTAAAATTCAAAACATTATCAATAATATTATAATCCAAATTGATCAAAACATCTCTATTTTCTCAGATGCTTCAATGGAATATGGAAAAATGGGAGCTGCTTTATTGTATTACTACTGTTATAAACATTTTGATCATAAAGAATTTTTGGATAAAGGAGAGCTGATGATTGAAGAATCTATTCATCTTATTTCTAAAATTTCAGAGAATAATGAATATATTCCTAAATACAAAGGGGATTCTGTTGCTCAAACACTAGCAAGTTTCGGTAAGGGCCTGATGTTTATTCAAAATAATTTTGATCTTGAATATGACTTTTCCGAGTATTATGAATATCTCAATGATACCCTGCATGAAACGGTAAAACAGGAACTGGAAAGGAGAGATTATGACTACTTCAGTGGAAGTCTTGCAAGTGCCTATTATTTTCTTAACCGATATATTCATGATAAAGATCCTTATGCCCAGCAAGTTTTAAATGAAATTACCATATCCATCATTGATAATGCGGTTATTCTTAACCAAGAAGAAGTCTATTGGCCTTCTCCTAGCTATAATAATCAGGTTTATCTGGGACTTTCACATGGTTCTGCAATGATTATTAACTTCCTGACTAAGATCTATGAACATGGAATTCTGGAAACGGAAAATGAAAGATTCAAAGATATCTTATATAAGGCAGTTAATTTTTTAATGAAACAAAAAAGAAATCAAATCAATGGTTTTTTCCCTTATAGATACCCGAATTCTGAAATATTGTCTGAAACTCAGTTATCCATGTGCTACGGAGATCTGGGGATACTGTATGCATTATATAATGCGGCTAAAAAATTCCAATTAGAGGAATTTGAAGATGATATTGTAAATATGCTGTATGAAAGTTCACAACGGAAACTAAAACACAGTCATACTCAGGATTCAAGCATTCTTTATGGTTGTTCGGGTCTTTATTATATGTTTGCTGATCTTTATCATAGAACCTCTGAAAAAGTCTATGCTGAAACAGCTCAATATTGGTACGGCCAAATCACTTCTTACTGGAATGCTGATAAAAAAACACTAGCCGGTTTTCAATTTGATTATGAAGGTGATCAGCAGATTCATCCTTCAGCAAAATATTCTTTTTTTTGGGGAATTGCCGGAATTGGAATTACCTTGATGCAAGGCAGCAATAAACAGCTTCCTTCTCCCAACGAATTATTATTAACCGGAATATAG
- a CDS encoding peptidase domain-containing ABC transporter → MKFIPQHDQMDCGPACLSMIASHYGRDISLQYIRERSYLTREGVSLLGLHEAATELGFEAMGVQLPVEDLESLPLPCIIHWNQNHFVVLQGIKKSIFGKKKTYKIVDPGHGFISFNEDRFKNSWLDNAESGIALLLEPEEKFYKNTHQNTQDHISYKELISYLLPYKKQLFLLFFLLILGASTTLIFPILTQKLIDNGVNKKDINLIGIILLAQLAFFSGNIIFEIIRNWITLKIGTTISIQIISDFLKRLLRLPIKFFDTRLLGDFSQRIQDHERIEQFLTSQSILTLFSLITFSVFFGVLCYYDYRIMLVYIVLTSISVIWSLFWLKKREIVDYFKFHQRGENQETIYEIINGVSEMKLNQYEDLKRKEWENIQQKLFKTNLRILKINQIQLSGFEILNQSKNILVTFLAAYFVVIDSMSLGTLLSISYIIGQMNSPVNQLVNFFRSLQEAKLSLTRLNEVQNHPQEEQTGLQPLRIHHTVFTETGIQYGIRFDHVSFQYEGPKSPFVLKDIDLFIPQGKITAIVGASGSGKTTLMKLLLKFYDPTDGKIYYNDQNAYDLSPKSIRENSGAVMQDGYIFSDTIERNIATGDEIIDDNRMQHAINVANIKSFIDGLPLGLRTKIGAAGNGISGGQKQRILIARAVYKNPHYIFFDEATSALDADNERIIHNNLQSFFMGKTVVIIAHRLSTVKNADQIIVLKNGHIVEQGNHRQLVETKKEYYNLVKNQLELGN, encoded by the coding sequence ATGAAATTCATTCCTCAACATGATCAAATGGATTGCGGGCCTGCTTGTCTTTCAATGATTGCCTCTCATTACGGACGAGATATCAGCCTTCAATATATACGGGAGAGGTCCTACCTTACCCGTGAAGGGGTGTCTTTGCTTGGATTACATGAAGCCGCTACTGAATTAGGATTTGAAGCAATGGGAGTTCAATTACCCGTTGAAGATTTAGAATCCCTTCCACTTCCTTGTATCATCCATTGGAATCAAAATCATTTTGTTGTTTTACAAGGAATTAAAAAAAGTATATTCGGTAAAAAAAAAACGTACAAGATTGTTGACCCCGGTCATGGATTCATTTCTTTTAATGAAGACAGGTTTAAAAATAGCTGGCTCGATAATGCAGAATCCGGTATAGCCTTACTTCTGGAACCTGAGGAAAAGTTTTATAAAAACACCCATCAGAATACTCAGGATCATATTTCTTATAAAGAACTGATATCTTACCTCCTTCCCTATAAAAAACAACTGTTTTTATTATTCTTTTTATTGATATTAGGGGCTTCAACTACTCTTATTTTCCCTATTCTTACACAAAAACTTATAGATAATGGCGTCAATAAAAAGGATATCAACCTGATTGGAATAATCCTCCTAGCCCAGTTAGCTTTTTTTTCGGGAAACATCATATTTGAAATTATCAGAAACTGGATTACCCTGAAGATCGGTACTACAATCAGCATACAAATTATCTCAGATTTTCTCAAACGACTTTTACGTCTTCCTATAAAATTTTTTGACACCCGCCTTTTAGGAGACTTTAGCCAACGGATTCAGGATCATGAAAGAATCGAACAGTTTTTAACATCACAAAGTATTCTGACACTATTTTCTTTAATCACTTTCTCTGTCTTTTTCGGAGTTTTATGTTACTATGATTACAGAATCATGCTTGTCTATATTGTCCTGACTTCTATCTCTGTAATATGGTCACTTTTCTGGCTGAAAAAGAGAGAAATTGTAGATTATTTCAAATTTCATCAGCGCGGGGAAAATCAAGAAACCATATATGAGATTATCAACGGTGTTTCTGAAATGAAATTAAATCAATATGAAGATCTGAAAAGAAAAGAATGGGAAAATATACAACAGAAACTCTTTAAAACTAATTTGAGAATACTGAAAATCAACCAAATTCAATTGTCCGGTTTTGAAATCCTTAACCAATCTAAAAATATCCTTGTTACTTTTCTTGCTGCCTATTTTGTGGTGATTGATTCGATGTCTCTGGGAACCTTATTAAGTATCTCATATATTATAGGGCAGATGAATAGTCCTGTTAATCAGTTAGTCAATTTTTTCCGCTCTCTACAGGAAGCAAAATTGAGTCTTACCAGACTTAACGAAGTTCAAAATCACCCTCAGGAAGAACAAACAGGATTACAACCATTGCGTATTCATCATACTGTTTTTACAGAAACCGGAATTCAATACGGAATTCGTTTTGATCATGTATCATTTCAATATGAAGGACCTAAATCCCCATTTGTATTAAAAGATATTGATCTTTTTATTCCCCAGGGCAAAATAACAGCTATCGTAGGGGCAAGCGGCAGTGGTAAAACAACATTGATGAAACTTCTCTTAAAATTTTATGATCCCACAGATGGAAAAATATACTACAATGATCAGAATGCCTACGATCTGTCTCCTAAAAGCATAAGAGAAAACAGTGGAGCCGTGATGCAGGACGGATATATTTTTTCGGATACTATCGAACGGAATATTGCTACCGGAGATGAAATAATTGATGATAACCGAATGCAGCATGCGATCAATGTAGCCAATATCAAAAGTTTTATAGATGGGCTTCCGTTAGGTCTCCGTACAAAAATTGGCGCTGCCGGTAATGGAATATCCGGAGGACAGAAACAGCGAATTTTAATTGCAAGAGCTGTATACAAAAATCCACACTATATTTTTTTTGATGAAGCTACATCAGCTCTTGATGCTGATAATGAAAGAATCATCCATAATAACCTTCAATCATTTTTTATGGGAAAAACGGTAGTTATTATTGCCCACCGCCTGTCTACCGTTAAAAATGCAGATCAGATCATTGTTCTTAAAAATGGTCATATTGTAGAGCAGGGAAATCACAGACAATTGGTAGAGACAAAAAAGGAATATTACAACCTGGTTAAAAACCAATTGGAATTGGGGAATTAA